The following is a genomic window from Chloracidobacterium sp..
CTACAGGCGTTGCAAGAGCGAACTGAACCCACGCCAAAGTTCCTTGCCATGTATGAAGAAATCCTGCCGGCACGAACATCTCACCCATTGCGATCACAAAGACAGGCACGGTGAAGACAAGGCTTATGCTAAACCGCCGCTTCATATCGTCGTATTCCGGGTCCGGCAGGTCATCCAGCGTGATCTCTTTCGGCTCAAGCGCCATTCCGCAGATAGGACAAGTTCCGGGACCGATCTGTACGATCTCAGGATGCATCGGGCAGGTATATTCGACATTTGTGGGTTGATCGGCCGGCTGCTTCGGTTCGAGATATCTTTGCGGGTCGGCTGCAAATTTTGTACGGCAGCCCGGCATACAGAAGTAATATTTCGTGCCGTTATGTTCGAATTCGTCCGCCGCTGCCGCAGGATCGACCGACATACCGCAGACAGGGTCGATCACCGACGAGGGTTTGCCGCAATATTCACCCGCATCAGGAGTTTCAGCGGCCAAATATTTCGCAGGTTCTTTTTCAAAGTGGTCCCGACATCCGGAATTACAGAAATAGTACGTTTTGCCGTCAAGCACATAACTCGCTGCGGCGGTTTCGGGTGTGACGAGCATTTTGCAGACCGGATCGGTATGTATCTCCGGTTCGGGTTCGGGCCGTTTGCGGCTCAGTTGTGTAAGTTGTGTTTTTCCGTTGGTTTCCATAGCATTTCTCGTTACTCAACAGTTTACATCCTGACAGTTGGTGTCAGGTCAAGGGCGATCTGCGGTACTGTCTGAAGAGTCGGAAAAAGATTCGATCAGACGGCAGACGGAATGGCCGTCGGGAGCCGAGTTTTTCATTGACGCCCACAGATCGGCAGCCTTTTCGAGACGATCTTGGAGGCGCTTGAGTTCGCGGATCTTCTGGCGATTTTCCTTTATGCGCCGCTGTACGATCTCGCGAACCATCGGACACGGCGAATCGCCATGCGACGCGTCGGAAAGTACCTTTTCGATCTCGCCAAGCGTGAATCCCAGCTCTTTGGCTGATGCAATGAACCGCAGCCGCTGAACATCATCGCGGCTGTACATCTTATAGCCGTTACGAAGGTCGCGTGACGGTTTTAGAAGTCCGATGCGGGTGTAATGGCGGACGGTGAAAAGCGGCACGTTCGCACGCTTTGCGATAACGGAAGCTGTCATCATAGGTCAATATTACTTTGTTCAGAGATTTTCAGGAATAGACGGCCGATTGCTCGTTTCTAATTAGTGGCGGGATTTACCGATCCCGCCGGACCTTAACCGAAAAGGCGCGCGTCCGGTATGCGGACGCAAGCAAAGCCAAGAGGCCGCAGTTGCGGCGATCTCGGGCTGCCGAAGTGAGGATAAATGCGCAGAACCTTTCTTGCTCTCCTATTAGCTGTTTCCGGCCTCTCGATCACCGTATTCGCACAGGCGTCGCGGCCTGCAAAGCCGATGGCAATTCGGGTTGGCATCGGCGGCGGATTTCTCGACCCCGACTCGCGTCCGAGGGTTGCGAATGTCGAAAAGGTCGCAGCCGTCAAGTCATCCGTGATCGCGAACACCGCCTCGTTCGAAAAGGCCGCGTTCGATATGATCAACCAAAAAAGAGCGGAGCAAGGATTGAAGCCTCTCGAATGGAGCGGACGGCTTCTGAGTGTTGCACGTACGCATTCGCAGAACATGGCCGAATACGATTTCTTTTCTCACAAGGGCCTCGACGGCAAATACGTAAGCGATCGCGCGGATGACGCGCAGATCGGAACGTGG
Proteins encoded in this region:
- a CDS encoding MerR family DNA-binding protein, which gives rise to MTASVIAKRANVPLFTVRHYTRIGLLKPSRDLRNGYKMYSRDDVQRLRFIASAKELGFTLGEIEKVLSDASHGDSPCPMVREIVQRRIKENRQKIRELKRLQDRLEKAADLWASMKNSAPDGHSVCRLIESFSDSSDSTADRP
- a CDS encoding CAP domain-containing protein is translated as MRRTFLALLLAVSGLSITVFAQASRPAKPMAIRVGIGGGFLDPDSRPRVANVEKVAAVKSSVIANTASFEKAAFDMINQKRAEQGLKPLEWSGRLLSVARTHSQNMAEYDFFSHKGLDGKYVSDRADDAQIGTWRLIGENIAFNRGFNDPVAKAVELWLNSATHRRNLLNPDWRETAVGIAIGEDGSYYFTQVFLVRK